A region of the Arachis hypogaea cultivar Tifrunner chromosome 15, arahy.Tifrunner.gnm2.J5K5, whole genome shotgun sequence genome:
ACCTCTTTCGAACACtaacattgaagaaaaagaaataatgatacacaaaaaagaaaacaaaaggccAGCCTTCAAGGTAGCCATTGAAAAAACCTGGCGGAACCAGAGTGAGCCATGTAAAAGCTGATGTAACAATTGCCAATTGCTCGAACATGTTTGCCTCGCCATGTAAATGTTTCCTAAAGCAGTGTAACCCATAAAATGCAATCAATATAGCTACAAACCACGGCCAAAACAACCATGACCAACTAAAATACATCCAGAAGAAAGGACTGAAGAGTGTGTTCACAGTCCATTTTGTGGCCGCAGCTATGATGGATAATATCCCAGACCACTTCACAATATCAATGGGAGTCAACTGCAAAAGAGCCGCTTTTACTGATTCGGCCGAGAAACCTCTCAAGTACATTTCGATTGGATTATGAGGTTTGCTGCTGGAGTTACCGGCAACTGAGCATGTAGGAGTTGGCAGTAGATCAGCCCTTTTTCTTGTTGGTTTCAGAAAGGAGAATTGCTTTCCGTAGGAGCAATTCAATTGGGAACCAATGTGTATAGGTCTGCAGTGAAATCGATAGTCATTATTAAGTATATCAGCATGAAAATGCTTGTTGAAAGGTCTCAGAAAGAAGCTGTTGCTCACGATCGAAAAACCAAAAGAGATGGCTTTGGAGTGTGAAAGAGCCTTTGTTGCTTCCATAATTGTGAAATCAAATAGCACTAGCCTTCCAGAGAATACAAATTCACAAAACCTTCGATAAATTGACCTACTCAAGGGTCACAATGATAGTAACAGGAACCCTCTAATATATGATGGACCAACATGGTTGTATAATGTCCACTGTTCTCCTACTGCAAGTTCATTCAGCAACCAAGACATTGTTAACTACTAAacataatttaatttctaaactgTGTAACTGAGAAAACATGAAATGTAAACTCGTTACTTTCAGCAAactagagaagaagaaagaaaaggaaaagaaaaaggaataagCCAAACTAGTAGTGCATGGTTGCCAACCAAGACTCTAGAGAGTTAACTCTCGAGTTTACTATTCACATCTACCGTGCTATAGTAACCAAAGCAAGTGAAACAATGAAGGGAACCAAAAAAAATGTCAAAGCTGAAAGGAGAAAAACAATGGAACCCATAATGAAATCAACTATTTAATTGGTGTGACTAATGCCTCAACTATATCTTCGATTCAtgcaagaaaaaggaaaaggaagaatTATCATAAATCTCAAATGTTTACACCAAAATTCTGAAAAacggaccggtcatcgaaccgctttAGTTACTGGTTCACTAATTTACTGGTTCAACCATAGTTCAACCAGAATaaccattttataataaaataataaataaaatataaataaacacactaaaatataattataatctaatataaactttaaaatatcatccaaatttaAAACATTACATCAACTAAAGTCATATGATCTTAGTAAATCTGCAACATATTAAATTCTCTCAACAATAAAGCTAGATACAAGAAAGTAGCAAACATTAAAGACCATACGCTATGATGGAACTACATTCTTCTAGTTAGCACAGAGGCTAAAGAAAACTTATATCAAGAAACTTGTAGAAATGAATCCCAATTATATATTGTAGTTAAAAGCATGTAGGAACTGATTGTACAGAAATCAGAGTTTCCAACTTATGAGACTAATTCATGAGCTGTTAGCATACATTGAAACAAGAtaagtaaagaaaaagaaaagtaaagaaaaaagaatttCAAATGTGACTTCTTTTGTAACAAATAACTCTAAACTAAATTGAATTGAAGGCCCTGGACAAAACCTAGTAAGAATTTGCAAGCTATAATTGGAAGAGAACTCTACTTCTATTAATCAAAATCTTTAAAAGTATCCTACCGTGTATCCTACCAATGCTACAAAATTCATCATCATAGCTTCTGATTAGATTCAGTAAGCAATGCATTCAATAAGATGCAAAAGGAAACTGCAAACAAATATACTGCCCAAACAatgcaagaataaaaaagaaagctGTTGACAGCTATTTCTATCATAATTTTAGCACTCATACAAAAAAGCTGCTTGAATAATTGGGGTTTACTGCGAGCAAAATTAAATTAGGTTAACAAAGGAGATTAAATTATCTCAAAAAACAAGCAAGATTAAATTGGTCCACTTAAATTCTGCTTCAAATCATTCAGGAAAATGAATATCCTAAACCATACTGATCCAAGCAAGCAAAGAAGAGGAACCTCTCTGAATctgaacaattaaaaaaaataagaaagaaaatagCCATTACCGAATGAGCAGTGAGCAGAGTATGAATCTCAATAAACTAAGCAAGAAGACAGAGAAAACAGGgataagaaagaaataaaaaacaaaaataaaatcaagaaaacaTAGATTACCTTCGGTCTGCGAAGTGAGCAGAGTATGAGGGAGAGGGAGCAAGAACGCCGGCAGCGACGTACGACGGACAACCACGGACGATGGGCGACGAACTTCCGAACTGGAGCTGGCGATGCGACACGAAGAAGTTGGCGAATGAGCAGAGGCGTTGGAGAATACAGCAGAGGGGACGGTGGAGGACGACTAAACGATGGTGGGACGACGGCGGTGAGAAGAGCAGCAGCGGTGGTGAATGCTAGGGTTtgtctcctcttttctttctcaGAGAGGGAACAGGGAAGAGCAATGTCCTTCAGAAAAATGAAGGGATGATGGCTCGTGTCACTCTGCGAGTGTAAGGCTTCaattcctgtttttttttttttttaaccccAAAACGACACTGTTTGAGGCAGCTGAGTGAAAACCGGGCGGGTCCCATTTCAGTTGGACCGATCGATTTTCATCCCGTTCAACAGTTTCGAAACGGTTTTATATTTATCGGTTTTTTAAGTCGAGCCAAATCATAGAAAAACTTTGTTCAAAATCATACCAATCCGAGCGATAGGTTCGATGCGATTTTCAAAATCatggttttttttttggtgacttcaaAATCATGGTTTATACCATGTAATTCTAAGGTTCAATAATTCAAcctaacaattattattatcaatttattatACTTTAAGCAGAGACAGCTCTAAGAATGAAACACACACACACGAAGGAGGAGGAGAATACAAACTAAGAAAAATGAGAAtgagaatgaaatggaagatggAGTAAAGAGATTAGGGAGAAAATGTGAAGGGTGAGAGAGACAAGTGTTGAAGTGAAGTCATGGACTCATGGGCTTAATAAAATACAAGTTTTTGTTTTACGAAACGTGAAGTTcgttgttatttttgtttttttttttttaatatacaaaaCTTGTTATTCATTTATTTTGGCATAGAATGAACTAATGAAGTCCAAAAagtgtaaattttaatttttaaaatgtgaaagtaaaaagggtgtatggaaGTGGAAAGGATTAgaggatttgaaatttaaaaataaattgagtaAAGAATGTTGGAATTAAATAGGTAGAAATATGGATTGAAATAGGTTAAGAGAAGAATGGAGAAGTAGAGTGTATGTACGGTAGAATTTTTATAGATTTTGGTGGGTCATAATTTACTTTTAAAAGTTTGGTTTGAGATGGAATTTGTGGTGCTAGAAAACTTGAAGAGTTTA
Encoded here:
- the LOC112750140 gene encoding uncharacterized protein isoform X1, translated to MEATKALSHSKAISFGFSIVSNSFFLRPFNKHFHADILNNDYRFHCRPIHIGSQLNCSYGKQFSFLKPTRKRADLLPTPTCSVAGNSSSKPHNPIEMYLRGFSAESVKAALLQLTPIDIVKWSGILSIIAAATKWTVNTLFSPFFWMYFSWSWLFWPWFVAILIAFYGLHCFRKHLHGEANMFEQLAIVTSAFTWLTLVPPGFFNGYLEGWPFVFFFVYHYFFFFNVSVRKRLYGDYFTRPHDPKWDVNLPMTSRLVFSAGVMVAHWLAAFEGPELHRIPGGWNNLGIWALILTTLLMQYNATLYLAKYSENVVVPTAVVQFGPYRWVRHPIYSSTMLLFVTNFLALRAPLSLLFVVAVCLLYYRQKAKLEEALMVETFGESYTQYASKVKYKLIPFIY